In a single window of the candidate division KSB1 bacterium genome:
- a CDS encoding glycoside hydrolase family 9 protein, with product MRRTAVIVAWCMCTLLALQSAKPVSAALPRVHVRANQVGYLPGDTKIAIAFAAQPLHGARFEVVDAATGRRAWGPRSVGPNAGRWGRFAYHYRLDFSGVRGPGRFKVRICGTGYESLPFTISQQAYDGYHELVLAYMRQQRCGYNPFLDEVCHRKDGRTAYGPMPGGTFIDVSGGWHDAGDYLRYLLTSGNAVCRLLFSYRQNKGKFADEVDALGHAGGNGVPDVLDEARWGLEWMLKMHPAPEQLFHQVADDRDHIGFKMPYADSADYGWGPGSYRVVYYATGKPQGLGNYQNTSTGIANLGGRYAAAMAMAADIWRNDLGEEWFATRCLQAGKEVYEMGRRQLGCQEGTPCRAPYRYHERTWADDMEWGAAELFRVTGLERYLEEARSYARIANTVSWMGADTAHHYEFYPFMNLGHFALWQVADGALRDTLANYYREGIEAVWRRAEENPYHVGIPFIWCSNNLAAAFVMQCLLYEQMTGDSTYRPLMTETRDWLLGRNPWGVSQFVGIPREGGRTPQYPHSAIALHLGREIVGALNDGPVYASIFNSLKGIRLSREDPYEEFQSEFVVYHDDTWDYATNEPTLDGTAEAHYFLAFFAPSRRR from the coding sequence GTGCGCAGAACCGCGGTGATTGTGGCGTGGTGTATGTGTACTCTCTTGGCCTTGCAGTCTGCAAAGCCGGTGAGTGCGGCGCTCCCGCGAGTGCATGTGCGGGCGAACCAGGTGGGCTACCTGCCCGGGGACACCAAAATAGCCATCGCGTTCGCTGCTCAACCGCTGCACGGCGCGCGCTTCGAAGTGGTGGATGCCGCAACCGGGAGGCGGGCTTGGGGACCGCGGTCGGTAGGGCCCAATGCCGGCCGCTGGGGTCGCTTCGCCTACCACTATCGCCTGGACTTTAGCGGGGTGCGCGGGCCCGGACGTTTCAAGGTGCGCATCTGCGGCACCGGTTACGAATCGCTGCCGTTCACCATCAGCCAGCAGGCCTACGACGGCTACCACGAACTGGTCCTTGCCTACATGCGGCAACAGCGGTGTGGCTACAATCCTTTTTTGGACGAGGTCTGCCACCGCAAGGATGGCCGCACCGCATACGGCCCCATGCCAGGCGGCACCTTCATCGATGTGAGCGGCGGCTGGCATGATGCCGGTGACTACCTGCGTTACCTGCTGACCTCAGGCAATGCCGTCTGCCGCCTGCTCTTTTCCTACCGGCAGAACAAGGGCAAATTTGCGGATGAAGTCGATGCGCTTGGGCACGCGGGCGGCAACGGTGTTCCCGATGTGCTCGACGAGGCGCGCTGGGGGTTGGAGTGGATGCTCAAGATGCACCCTGCGCCGGAGCAGCTTTTTCACCAAGTGGCTGACGACCGCGACCACATCGGTTTCAAAATGCCGTACGCAGACTCGGCGGACTATGGCTGGGGTCCAGGCAGTTATCGGGTGGTCTACTATGCGACGGGCAAACCGCAGGGGTTGGGGAACTACCAAAACACCTCCACAGGAATTGCCAATCTGGGAGGGCGCTATGCTGCGGCCATGGCCATGGCGGCCGACATCTGGCGCAACGATTTGGGCGAGGAGTGGTTTGCCACCCGCTGCCTGCAGGCAGGCAAGGAGGTCTATGAGATGGGGCGGCGGCAACTAGGCTGCCAGGAAGGCACGCCCTGCCGCGCCCCTTACCGCTATCACGAGCGCACCTGGGCAGACGACATGGAATGGGGCGCCGCAGAATTATTCCGGGTCACCGGGCTGGAGCGCTACCTGGAGGAGGCGAGGAGCTACGCGCGCATCGCGAACACGGTCTCCTGGATGGGCGCCGACACCGCCCACCACTACGAGTTCTATCCCTTCATGAACCTCGGCCACTTTGCCCTGTGGCAAGTTGCTGACGGAGCCCTCCGCGACACATTGGCGAACTACTACCGCGAAGGCATCGAGGCGGTGTGGCGACGAGCAGAGGAGAACCCCTACCACGTTGGCATTCCGTTCATCTGGTGCTCGAACAACCTGGCCGCCGCCTTTGTGATGCAGTGCCTGCTGTATGAGCAAATGACCGGCGATTCGACTTACCGTCCTCTGATGACAGAGACCCGTGACTGGCTGTTGGGCCGCAATCCGTGGGGGGTCAGCCAATTTGTGGGCATCCCGCGCGAGGGCGGGCGCACCCCCCAGTACCCGCACAGCGCCATCGCCCTGCATTTGGGACGAGAGATTGTCGGCGCGCTCAACGACGGCCCGGTGTACGCCTCCATTTTCAACAGCCTCAAGGGGATTCGCCTGTCGCGCGAAGACCCGTACGAAGAGTTCCAGTCTGAGTTCGTGGTCTATCACGACGATACCTGGGACTATGCCACCAACGAGCCCACTCTGGACGGCACTGCCGAAGCCCACTACTTCTTGGCCTTTTTCGCCCCAAGCCGGCGGCGATAG
- a CDS encoding DNA-3-methyladenine glycosylase I: protein MDDAGDKQLPRCDWAVGVDPLYVRYHDEEWGVPVYDDGLLFEFLVLEGFQAGLSWATILRKREHLRMAFGRFVPEVVANYSEEKVRELLADPGIVRNRAKIEGAIRNAQAFLKVRQEWGSFASFVWSFVDHRPVVNFWREMHQVPASSPQAAALSKALRARGFTFVGPTICYAFMQAVGMVNDHLVSCFRHRELALLVGETHERARRKSCAEPR, encoded by the coding sequence ATGGACGATGCGGGCGACAAACAGCTGCCACGGTGCGATTGGGCGGTGGGCGTGGATCCCCTGTATGTGCGCTATCACGACGAGGAATGGGGGGTGCCGGTCTACGACGACGGCCTGCTGTTCGAGTTCTTAGTGCTGGAAGGATTTCAAGCGGGGCTGAGCTGGGCGACCATTCTCAGGAAGCGGGAGCACTTGCGCATGGCCTTCGGCCGATTTGTCCCGGAGGTGGTGGCCAATTACTCTGAGGAGAAAGTGAGGGAGTTGCTGGCCGACCCTGGCATTGTCCGGAACCGAGCAAAGATAGAGGGGGCGATTCGCAATGCGCAAGCGTTCCTGAAGGTACGGCAAGAGTGGGGCAGCTTTGCCTCCTTTGTCTGGAGTTTTGTGGACCACCGGCCGGTGGTGAACTTTTGGCGGGAGATGCACCAAGTGCCTGCCAGCTCCCCGCAGGCCGCAGCTTTGAGCAAGGCCTTACGCGCCCGCGGGTTCACGTTTGTCGGCCCGACCATCTGCTATGCCTTTATGCAGGCGGTGGGCATGGTGAATGACCATCTTGTCTCCTGCTTTCGCCACCGGGAGCTTGCCCTTTTGGTGGGGGAGACGCATGAGCGAGCGAGGAGGAAGTCGTGCGCAGAACCGCGGTGA
- a CDS encoding DUF3078 domain-containing protein, with amino-acid sequence MKRLWLLPAVGAVIVSFLATVSCFAETKAPDSTSLRKALRLRLDVAQTSFTNWAQGADNSLAYVSGLNLTLSQDLPRAAWQTKVELIFGQTRLGTKGIRNTQDKIDLYAQYTHKSKTLSNPYISLSLLTQFAKGYDYRKEPPLLKSDFWDPAYLMESSGFGLVLTRRVQAKVGVAVKHTFTRHLTAYSDDPKTPNAVERVKVEPGLTARTDVNLAVNSNLKLGQTLELFSNLRGFRQVDARLDNRLEAKMAKFVSVNLSVFLLYDRDQTRKVQLREFLGIGFVLDVF; translated from the coding sequence ATGAAGCGTCTCTGGCTGTTGCCCGCAGTGGGCGCCGTCATCGTCTCCTTTCTCGCAACTGTGTCCTGTTTTGCGGAGACAAAGGCACCGGACAGCACGTCGTTGCGCAAGGCATTGCGCCTTCGGCTTGACGTAGCTCAGACCAGCTTCACCAATTGGGCGCAGGGCGCGGACAATAGCTTGGCTTACGTGAGCGGGCTGAACCTGACGCTGTCACAGGACCTGCCCCGCGCTGCCTGGCAGACCAAGGTGGAGCTCATCTTCGGGCAGACGCGCCTCGGCACCAAAGGAATACGGAACACCCAGGACAAAATCGACCTCTACGCCCAGTACACCCACAAGAGCAAGACTCTCTCCAATCCCTACATCTCCTTGAGCCTGCTCACGCAGTTCGCGAAGGGGTACGACTACCGCAAGGAGCCGCCTCTGCTCAAGTCGGACTTTTGGGACCCGGCCTACTTGATGGAGAGCTCCGGCTTCGGGCTTGTGCTCACCCGCCGCGTGCAGGCCAAGGTCGGCGTCGCCGTCAAGCACACCTTCACCAGGCACCTGACCGCCTACAGCGACGACCCGAAGACACCCAACGCGGTGGAGCGGGTGAAGGTGGAGCCGGGGCTCACCGCGCGCACCGACGTCAACCTGGCGGTCAACAGCAACCTCAAGCTCGGGCAGACGCTCGAGCTGTTCTCAAACCTGCGCGGTTTCCGGCAAGTAGATGCCCGCCTGGACAACCGCCTCGAGGCGAAAATGGCCAAGTTTGTCTCTGTCAACCTCAGCGTCTTCTTACTGTATGACCGCGACCAGACCCGCAAGGTGCAATTGCGGGAGTTTCTTGGCATCGGCTTTGTGCTGGACGTCTTCTGA
- a CDS encoding phosphatase PAP2 family protein → MRARHPLLVAIIASTSCLGLQSRAAAGDLETAGTLVLIALPATSGALNVAHRDGQGAKQLATSLVVTAGLTMALKYAISETRPIGGEHSFPSGHAALAFSAAECMYARYGWQCGAPAIAAASFVAYSRVASRQHYVHDVVAGAVIGVASSALLTKPYKGRKAAMLGERGAVVVGVWRCW, encoded by the coding sequence ATGCGAGCTCGACACCCCCTGCTGGTGGCCATCATCGCCAGCACCTCGTGCCTGGGTTTGCAGTCACGGGCGGCGGCAGGAGACCTGGAAACAGCAGGCACCCTCGTTCTCATCGCGCTGCCCGCCACCAGCGGGGCATTGAACGTTGCCCATCGCGATGGGCAGGGCGCGAAACAACTGGCAACCTCGCTGGTGGTCACTGCGGGCCTCACCATGGCTTTGAAATATGCAATCAGTGAGACACGTCCGATCGGAGGCGAGCACTCCTTTCCCTCTGGCCATGCCGCCCTGGCCTTCTCCGCGGCGGAGTGCATGTACGCCCGCTACGGCTGGCAGTGCGGGGCCCCTGCCATAGCTGCCGCCTCTTTCGTCGCCTACAGTCGCGTGGCATCACGACAGCACTACGTGCACGACGTCGTGGCTGGCGCGGTCATCGGCGTGGCGAGCAGTGCCTTGCTCACGAAGCCCTACAAAGGACGGAAGGCGGCCATGCTCGGGGAACGAGGGGCGGTCGTCGTGGGCGTATGGCGCTGTTGGTGA
- a CDS encoding DUF362 domain-containing protein has protein sequence MTKGRPQDQSDRSLSRRQFLAAVGSAAAGVLLSPLWKARGLSARPPHAGRTCAATVAVTQAESYDPALIRQKVQHLFDSLGGIADLCGAGSRVAIKVNLTGGSGSASSARLRGVPITETMWTHPEVLRAVAELVMDCGVRPADLYLVEALWDSASYFNFGYAAVGQSLGVRLVDLNQPAPYSQFTDLPVGEKAFFYSSFRVNQILRDIDVYISIPKLKQHYEAGITAALKNQVGMVPKPLYETPSNRGRRDALHTQGGTSSTHLPRSICDLNLARPVQLAVIDGVKNARGGEGAWNPTFRPAEDHVLLAGRDAVATDAVATCLMGIDPAAETLPLPGGGRCDNHLFLLSQRGVGTNALAAIEIVGDGAGLVTGVCPAPPLATQPREVELYPAYPNPFNAGTTIGFSLPRRECVAVKVFNAMGEEIATLCEKTFDAGYHSFSWQPEGLPSGVYFCRLQAGPRCRTVKMIYEK, from the coding sequence ATGACAAAGGGAAGACCGCAGGACCAAAGCGACCGCAGCCTCTCCCGCCGCCAATTCCTGGCGGCAGTGGGAAGCGCCGCCGCCGGAGTGCTCCTCTCACCCCTCTGGAAAGCGAGAGGGCTGAGCGCACGCCCTCCTCACGCCGGGAGGACTTGCGCGGCGACGGTGGCCGTGACCCAGGCGGAAAGCTATGATCCTGCCTTAATCCGGCAAAAGGTGCAACACCTTTTTGACTCGCTGGGGGGGATAGCCGACCTGTGCGGCGCGGGCAGTCGGGTGGCCATCAAGGTCAACCTCACCGGTGGCTCTGGCTCTGCCAGCAGCGCAAGGCTGCGAGGGGTGCCCATCACCGAGACCATGTGGACCCACCCGGAAGTGCTGCGCGCCGTGGCCGAGCTGGTCATGGACTGCGGCGTTCGGCCCGCCGATCTGTACTTGGTCGAGGCGCTCTGGGACTCTGCATCCTACTTCAACTTCGGCTATGCTGCCGTGGGGCAAAGCCTTGGGGTGCGGTTGGTCGACCTCAATCAGCCGGCTCCCTATTCCCAATTCACCGACCTTCCGGTCGGCGAGAAGGCCTTCTTCTACTCCTCCTTTAGGGTGAATCAGATCCTCCGCGATATTGACGTGTACATTTCCATTCCGAAGTTGAAGCAGCACTACGAGGCGGGCATCACCGCCGCGCTCAAGAACCAGGTCGGGATGGTGCCGAAGCCGCTCTACGAGACGCCGAGCAATAGGGGCCGCCGAGATGCGCTGCACACGCAAGGAGGCACCTCATCAACCCATCTCCCCCGCTCCATTTGCGACCTGAACCTGGCCAGACCGGTGCAGCTGGCAGTCATCGATGGCGTCAAGAATGCCCGTGGCGGAGAAGGGGCCTGGAATCCGACCTTTCGCCCTGCCGAAGACCACGTGCTCCTGGCTGGTAGAGATGCGGTTGCCACCGACGCCGTGGCAACCTGTCTCATGGGGATCGACCCGGCTGCCGAAACCCTCCCCCTGCCAGGTGGCGGGCGGTGCGACAATCACCTTTTCCTCCTTTCCCAGAGGGGGGTGGGAACGAATGCGCTTGCGGCAATCGAGATCGTCGGAGACGGGGCGGGACTGGTTACCGGCGTCTGTCCAGCGCCGCCTCTCGCAACACAGCCCAGGGAGGTGGAGCTTTATCCCGCCTATCCCAATCCTTTCAATGCAGGAACGACCATCGGCTTCTCCCTCCCGCGGAGGGAGTGCGTCGCCGTGAAGGTTTTCAACGCAATGGGCGAGGAAATAGCCACGCTGTGTGAGAAGACCTTCGACGCCGGTTACCACTCTTTCTCGTGGCAGCCGGAGGGTCTGCCGAGTGGGGTCTACTTCTGTCGCCTCCAGGCGGGCCCGCGGTGCCGCACGGTGAAGATGATTTACGAAAAGTAG